The following proteins are co-located in the Bacteroidales bacterium genome:
- a CDS encoding polysaccharide deacetylase family protein, translating to MKTKTFCYLIIALISATNSVCFSQSLAEKLGYKPTDKLLIINCDDVGMCHSANLAVIEGMEKGLITSGTIMTPCPWFNEIAEYSRTHPEKNFGVHLTHTAEWKFYRWGPVAPDASVKGLLDSEGYLWRSIEEVYSHSTPEEALTEGRAQIRKALNAGVNITHIDSHMGTMQLNPEYLKVYEQLALEFNLPLRMAAQSTMEKFGFPEVRKQFEKKGLVFTDYFVYEELDNYKDVKSFWINIVKNLKPGVTELYVHASKESDELKAITNSWRTRIQEADLFTNDEDMKKLIKEEKIILIGYRPLMELQRKNINIR from the coding sequence ATGAAAACTAAAACATTCTGTTACCTGATTATTGCCCTGATATCAGCAACAAATAGTGTCTGCTTTTCACAGTCGCTGGCTGAAAAACTTGGTTATAAACCAACTGACAAACTTCTCATTATAAATTGTGATGATGTCGGAATGTGTCATTCAGCAAACCTTGCAGTTATAGAGGGTATGGAGAAAGGGTTAATAACATCAGGAACCATTATGACCCCATGCCCATGGTTCAATGAGATAGCAGAATACTCACGTACTCACCCGGAGAAAAACTTTGGAGTGCATCTTACCCATACTGCTGAATGGAAATTTTATCGCTGGGGACCAGTGGCTCCTGACGCAAGTGTTAAAGGGCTGTTAGATTCTGAAGGATACCTGTGGAGAAGTATTGAAGAGGTCTATTCTCACTCAACACCAGAAGAAGCACTGACCGAAGGGCGTGCCCAGATCAGGAAAGCCCTGAATGCCGGAGTAAACATAACTCACATTGACTCACATATGGGAACAATGCAGCTGAATCCGGAATATCTGAAGGTATATGAGCAACTTGCACTTGAATTCAACCTTCCTCTCCGCATGGCGGCTCAGTCAACAATGGAAAAATTTGGTTTTCCGGAAGTAAGGAAACAGTTTGAGAAAAAAGGATTGGTCTTTACTGATTATTTTGTATATGAAGAACTTGATAATTACAAGGATGTTAAATCATTCTGGATAAACATTGTCAAAAACCTTAAGCCCGGAGTAACAGAACTTTATGTACATGCTTCCAAAGAAAGCGATGAACTGAAGGCAATCACAAACAGTTGGCGAACACGTATCCAGGAAGCAGATCTATTTACAAATGATGAGGATATGAAAAAACTTATAAAAGAAGAAAAAATCATCCTCATCGGATACCGCCCATTAATGGAACTACAGAGAAAAAATATAAATATCAGGTAA
- a CDS encoding neutral/alkaline non-lysosomal ceramidase N-terminal domain-containing protein: MKKFFKIAGSLLLVLILGLFLFIRGNLKDRNPDFKADMKIITRDSGKLKTGFAAIKITPEVSDRWTDIDNNAEYDPKAGDLFIDGNGNGIFDPVWIAGFGNKRAANGIHDDLWARTVVFDDGSTRIAIVSLDVIGFMNDDVIDVRKRLSPDAGVTYTIITSTHTHEGPDLLGLWGNTPFKSGINKEYLEYVKNQIVKSIENAVANIRPVRLEVSEDKTGAIALVKDTRNPQVFDSGLRLIRAIDKETGKTLGSLIAWGDHPETLWGKNLLITSDFPHYVREGVEKGIGGIAVYVSGALGGLMTTHPSLAVKDPESGEEIKEPSFKKAAAQGKQLALLALKAMETPSENIEKAGISLVVRTITLPIDNNLFRLATAIGTLDRGTTGCMNIHTELAVFNIGTISFATLPGEIYPEILNGMVEAPEGRDFEIDPVEVPPVRDMMQGKYKFVFGLANDEIGYIIPKSQWDAVAPFTYNRNDSPYGEENSMGSETAPILHKNLREMLLELNKVD, translated from the coding sequence ATGAAAAAGTTTTTTAAAATAGCCGGATCTTTATTGTTGGTTTTAATCTTAGGATTATTCCTGTTTATTAGAGGAAATCTGAAAGATCGTAATCCAGATTTCAAAGCTGATATGAAGATTATTACCAGGGATTCTGGGAAGTTAAAAACTGGATTTGCAGCAATAAAGATAACTCCCGAAGTTTCGGACAGATGGACTGATATTGATAATAATGCAGAATATGATCCTAAAGCCGGGGACCTGTTCATCGATGGTAATGGTAATGGGATATTTGATCCGGTCTGGATAGCAGGATTCGGCAATAAAAGGGCAGCCAATGGAATTCATGATGATTTGTGGGCAAGAACAGTTGTTTTTGATGATGGAAGTACAAGAATTGCTATTGTATCATTGGATGTTATCGGATTTATGAATGATGATGTTATAGATGTGAGGAAACGGTTATCACCTGATGCAGGAGTTACATATACAATAATAACATCGACTCATACACATGAGGGACCTGATCTTCTTGGATTATGGGGAAATACACCATTTAAAAGCGGCATTAACAAGGAATATCTGGAGTATGTCAAAAATCAGATTGTTAAATCAATTGAAAATGCAGTTGCTAATATCAGGCCGGTAAGGTTAGAAGTGTCTGAAGATAAAACAGGAGCCATTGCATTGGTAAAAGATACACGCAACCCTCAGGTTTTTGATTCTGGTCTCAGGCTAATCCGGGCAATTGATAAAGAGACTGGCAAGACTTTAGGGTCACTTATCGCCTGGGGTGATCATCCCGAGACACTCTGGGGAAAAAATTTATTGATTACTTCTGATTTTCCTCATTATGTCCGCGAAGGCGTGGAAAAAGGGATAGGAGGCATCGCTGTTTATGTCAGCGGAGCACTGGGAGGTTTAATGACCACACACCCAAGTCTTGCTGTTAAAGATCCTGAATCAGGTGAGGAAATCAAAGAGCCTTCATTTAAAAAAGCTGCTGCTCAGGGTAAGCAACTTGCCCTTCTGGCTTTGAAAGCTATGGAAACTCCGTCAGAAAACATTGAAAAGGCAGGTATATCTCTGGTTGTAAGGACAATAACACTTCCTATCGATAATAACTTGTTCCGGCTGGCAACTGCGATAGGAACTCTCGATCGTGGCACAACCGGCTGTATGAATATACATACTGAGCTTGCTGTTTTTAACATTGGCACGATCTCTTTTGCCACTCTTCCTGGTGAAATTTATCCTGAGATCTTAAACGGTATGGTTGAAGCTCCTGAGGGCCGCGATTTCGAAATTGATCCTGTTGAAGTTCCGCCTGTCAGGGATATGATGCAGGGAAAGTATAAATTTGTTTTTGGTCTCGCAAATGATGAGATCGGTTACATAATTCCAAAAAGTCAGTGGGATGCAGTAGCACCTTTCACTTACAACAGAAATGATTCACCGTATGGAGAGGAAAACTCAATGGGAAGCGAGACAGCTCCGATATTGCATAAGAATCTCAGGGAGATGCTTCTGGAATTAAATAAGGTTGATTAA
- a CDS encoding bifunctional alpha,alpha-trehalose-phosphate synthase (UDP-forming)/trehalose-phosphatase, with protein MKTFEQIDYKRIIIVAYRLPFKLVKKKNQYIAQQNSGGLVSAILSLSEKMNLEKLTTSKILWIGTGDSKLGVENLNPKFDLYPVELPKKVNDNFYGGFCNKTIWPLFHYFPQQAFYDNAYYEAYDIANNLFFKTLNKIIQPGDFIWIHDYHLFLLPEMIRKAFPDANIGFFLHTPFPSFEIFRLFPKHWREAILKGMIGADVVGFHTNDYTQHFLKSIKRTFGYKTDQNYIDVDNRLCRADGFPIGIDFDKFHDACSNGKTIIQKKKLQKHIAGKKLIFSVDRLDYSKGLINRLEAFERFLENFPQWHYKVIFNMVVIPSRDNIDTYREIKKEIESTVGRINGKYSNLSWRPVIYQYKSIPFNELVALYNLSDVALITPLRDGMNLVAKEYVACQTENKGMLILSEMAGAAVELNEAIIINPTDVKETSDAIDKALSMTAEEKEWKILKMQYRLKRYSVFTWAADFFSQIDYTKNEQKKMQVKYLDDNTLKDIKLKYEKSSKRIFLIDYDGTLTPIALLPEMALLDRKMENLLRAMSDDKRNTIAIISGRERNFIEKQFKHLDVILIAEHGFYIKYPGGEWMNNIEIDLTWKNKLLPVLNNYVDRCSGSLVEEKNASIAWHYRNADEGIATLRIHELKDDLGDLLNSESKLQMLDGDKVLEVKSILYDKGTAASELIKTRKYDFILAVGDDKTDEDLFMAIPKSGFTIKVGSKPTIARFNIKNQSQIYDILSIFVT; from the coding sequence ATGAAGACATTTGAACAGATTGATTATAAACGCATTATAATAGTAGCTTACAGGCTGCCATTTAAGCTGGTAAAAAAGAAAAATCAATATATTGCACAGCAGAACTCAGGTGGTCTTGTATCAGCTATTTTATCATTATCTGAGAAAATGAACCTTGAAAAGCTAACTACATCCAAGATTCTCTGGATTGGGACAGGCGATTCAAAGCTTGGCGTAGAAAATTTAAATCCTAAATTCGATCTCTACCCTGTAGAGTTACCAAAAAAGGTAAATGATAATTTTTATGGAGGATTCTGCAATAAGACAATTTGGCCATTGTTTCACTACTTCCCGCAGCAGGCATTTTATGACAATGCGTATTATGAAGCATATGATATCGCAAATAATCTGTTTTTTAAAACATTAAACAAGATCATTCAACCCGGCGATTTCATATGGATACATGACTATCATCTTTTTCTCTTACCGGAGATGATAAGAAAGGCCTTCCCTGACGCTAATATTGGTTTTTTCCTTCATACTCCATTCCCATCATTTGAGATATTCCGACTATTTCCCAAGCACTGGCGAGAAGCTATTCTGAAAGGAATGATCGGAGCAGATGTAGTTGGGTTCCACACAAATGATTACACGCAACATTTTTTAAAATCAATTAAACGGACTTTTGGATATAAAACTGATCAAAACTACATTGATGTCGACAACCGGCTTTGCAGGGCAGATGGTTTTCCAATTGGTATAGACTTCGACAAATTTCACGATGCATGTTCCAATGGAAAAACTATAATTCAAAAGAAGAAACTTCAGAAGCATATTGCGGGCAAAAAGCTTATTTTTTCAGTCGACAGACTTGATTATTCAAAAGGTTTAATAAACCGGCTTGAAGCATTTGAACGTTTTCTTGAAAATTTTCCTCAATGGCATTACAAGGTTATTTTTAATATGGTTGTTATTCCATCGAGGGATAATATAGACACTTATCGTGAGATTAAGAAAGAAATTGAGTCAACTGTTGGTCGGATAAACGGGAAATACAGCAATCTCAGCTGGCGACCGGTAATCTATCAGTATAAATCAATTCCCTTTAATGAACTTGTAGCCCTGTATAACTTGAGTGATGTGGCATTAATTACACCACTTCGCGATGGAATGAATCTGGTTGCTAAAGAATACGTAGCCTGTCAGACTGAAAACAAAGGTATGCTGATTCTAAGCGAAATGGCAGGTGCCGCTGTTGAGCTTAATGAAGCCATTATCATAAACCCTACGGATGTTAAGGAAACCTCGGATGCTATTGACAAAGCCCTGTCGATGACGGCAGAAGAGAAAGAATGGAAAATTTTAAAGATGCAATACAGGTTAAAACGTTACAGTGTATTTACCTGGGCAGCTGACTTTTTCAGCCAAATCGATTATACAAAAAATGAACAGAAAAAAATGCAGGTGAAATATCTTGATGACAATACATTGAAAGATATAAAGCTAAAATATGAAAAATCATCAAAGAGGATTTTTCTTATCGATTACGATGGTACACTTACACCTATCGCCCTGCTACCCGAAATGGCATTGCTCGACAGAAAGATGGAAAACCTTCTGAGGGCTATGTCAGATGATAAACGAAACACTATTGCAATAATTAGTGGCAGAGAGCGAAACTTCATAGAAAAACAGTTCAAACACCTTGACGTAATTCTTATAGCAGAACATGGTTTTTATATAAAGTACCCGGGGGGAGAATGGATGAATAACATCGAGATTGATCTTACCTGGAAAAATAAGTTACTTCCTGTATTAAACAATTATGTCGACCGATGCAGCGGTTCATTGGTGGAGGAAAAAAATGCCTCAATAGCATGGCATTATCGCAATGCTGATGAAGGAATTGCAACACTTAGGATACATGAATTAAAAGATGACCTGGGTGATCTGTTAAATAGTGAATCAAAACTCCAAATGCTTGATGGAGATAAAGTTTTGGAGGTAAAGAGCATTCTATATGATAAAGGTACGGCAGCCTCAGAATTAATAAAAACACGTAAATATGATTTTATTCTTGCAGTGGGTGATGATAAAACTGATGAAGATCTTTTCATGGCAATTCCTAAAAGCGGATTTACAATCAAAGTAGGTTCAAAACCAACCATTGCAAGATTCAATATAAAAAATCAATCACAGATCTATGATATTCTTTCAATCTTTGTAACTTAA
- a CDS encoding glycoside hydrolase family 15 protein, with translation MNKYNFGVIGNCSFLAFIDTDANVNWLCLPRFDSSFVFGSLLDKKKGGEFSIRPANVGYKSKQYYIKNTNILSTEFEMSEGKFRVIDFAPRFSQYDRYFKPLMLFRKIEIIEGNPLIKVKCHPVDNYGKQNPETVAGSNHIRYLNLSSQVRLTTDIPLNYIIGEKAFVLNQSQYLVFSYGAPLEAPLAETVEIFLNKTRAYWVNWVKSTSIPSIYQDEVIRSALVLKLHQYEDTGAVIAAGSTSLSEFDQSHRNWDYRYCWMRDTYYTLNAFNNIGHFEELEKYFAFIENIMLNEKQLIKPLYTILGERVPDEKILMLEGYLKNKPVKAGNNATYQTQNDVYGQILVSLLPLFIDKRLNYLDTKKSEFITDWLLNRIEEFMDVPDSGLWEFGTTNQLHSYTYLFHWAGCMAAIKIGTIVNRNDIIAKAKLLVERSTVYLEKCYYPPKKAYMQSVGSTFLDASNLQLITMNYLHPDSDRALQHLKAHEKELFQKEGIYYRYLQDDLGKPKTSFIICGFWYAEALAAVGLIEKAFNVIETLNKCSNHLGLFSEDADENYGQWGNFPQTYSHVGLVNAVYRLSKKLDKPIFL, from the coding sequence ATGAACAAATATAATTTTGGAGTAATAGGAAATTGTTCCTTCCTGGCCTTTATTGACACCGATGCCAATGTTAACTGGCTTTGTCTGCCAAGGTTCGACAGCAGCTTTGTTTTTGGATCTCTGCTGGATAAGAAAAAGGGTGGTGAGTTCAGTATCAGGCCGGCAAATGTAGGATATAAGTCGAAACAGTACTATATTAAGAATACTAACATACTTTCCACCGAATTCGAGATGTCTGAAGGTAAGTTCAGGGTGATAGATTTTGCACCTCGTTTTAGTCAGTATGACAGATATTTTAAACCCCTGATGCTATTCAGGAAAATTGAAATAATTGAGGGAAACCCATTAATAAAAGTAAAGTGCCATCCAGTTGATAATTACGGAAAACAAAATCCTGAAACAGTAGCGGGGAGCAATCATATCAGGTATCTTAATTTAAGCAGCCAGGTAAGACTCACAACAGATATTCCGCTTAATTACATCATTGGAGAAAAGGCATTTGTGCTAAATCAGTCTCAATATTTGGTTTTTAGTTATGGTGCACCTTTAGAAGCTCCATTAGCTGAGACTGTGGAAATATTTCTTAATAAAACCAGGGCATATTGGGTAAACTGGGTAAAATCAACATCAATCCCTTCTATTTATCAGGATGAAGTTATAAGGTCAGCACTTGTTCTTAAACTTCATCAATATGAAGATACAGGCGCAGTAATTGCTGCAGGTTCAACAAGCCTGTCAGAATTTGACCAATCGCATCGCAACTGGGATTACCGTTATTGCTGGATGAGAGATACATATTATACCCTTAATGCTTTTAATAATATTGGCCATTTTGAAGAACTGGAGAAGTACTTTGCCTTTATTGAGAATATAATGCTAAATGAAAAACAATTAATCAAACCATTATACACCATTCTTGGGGAAAGGGTCCCGGATGAAAAAATATTAATGCTGGAGGGTTATTTGAAAAACAAACCTGTAAAAGCAGGTAATAACGCAACATACCAGACTCAAAATGATGTATATGGTCAGATTCTGGTTAGTCTCCTGCCTCTGTTTATTGATAAAAGACTCAATTACTTAGACACCAAAAAATCGGAGTTTATAACGGATTGGCTTCTTAACCGGATTGAAGAGTTTATGGATGTCCCTGATTCAGGCTTATGGGAATTTGGCACAACTAATCAACTCCACTCCTATACATATTTGTTTCATTGGGCTGGCTGTATGGCTGCTATAAAGATTGGCACAATAGTTAACCGAAATGATATAATTGCAAAAGCAAAGTTATTAGTTGAAAGATCAACTGTTTATCTTGAAAAATGTTACTATCCACCTAAAAAAGCCTACATGCAATCTGTCGGCAGCACCTTTCTCGATGCCAGCAATCTTCAGCTGATAACAATGAATTATCTTCACCCGGACAGTGACAGGGCACTTCAACATCTTAAAGCACACGAAAAGGAACTTTTTCAAAAAGAGGGAATATATTACAGATATTTACAGGACGACTTAGGAAAACCAAAAACTTCCTTTATAATATGCGGATTCTGGTATGCAGAAGCCCTTGCCGCAGTTGGATTGATTGAAAAAGCATTTAACGTGATTGAAACATTAAATAAATGTTCTAATCATCTAGGGCTTTTCAGTGAAGATGCTGACGAAAATTATGGTCAATGGGGCAACTTCCCTCAGACATATAGTCATGTAGGCCTCGTTAATGCTGTTTACAGATTATCGAAAAAACTTGACAAACCAATATTTCTGTAA
- a CDS encoding MFS transporter, with protein sequence MNASSFLPDNNTSNGSSRPYVLAATFFSLLAIVGFALYGLPFYYDFMKEEFGWSTKVVTSGNALSKLLIAPLFGFLAGWIIDRYGPRKMMMAGAIMVGGALIGLGFMSSLWMFYFFYVFNALGYVFGGPLPCQVLISRRFDKNRGKAMGIAYLGIGSGFVIVPLISVALEKNFGWHYALAGLGVLIILIAVPLAYFLKEPSASQAAPVEKQSSVKMSTVLKNKNFYLLAFGSMCSIAAVGGTNQHLKLYLRNLEFNQSEAAAIISLVGFSSLAGRVLMGWLADLFPRRNVMILIYLLVASAIPLLLLPEFTGRIYIFAIIFGLGLGGDYMIIPLMAGDLFGVKTLGRVMGIVLVADGIAEATSPWMVGALYNEVSKSYTIGFTALIFIALAGAVIVSFLPKSGLTSTSAVSA encoded by the coding sequence ATGAATGCCAGTTCATTTTTACCGGACAATAATACTAGTAATGGTAGCTCACGGCCATATGTTCTGGCTGCGACTTTTTTCAGTCTTTTGGCGATAGTCGGATTTGCACTATACGGATTGCCTTTCTATTATGATTTTATGAAGGAGGAATTCGGATGGTCAACCAAAGTAGTAACATCAGGCAACGCCCTGAGCAAGCTTCTCATAGCTCCCTTATTTGGATTTCTCGCCGGATGGATCATTGATCGCTATGGTCCCAGGAAAATGATGATGGCAGGTGCAATTATGGTTGGGGGAGCATTGATTGGACTAGGTTTCATGAGCTCACTCTGGATGTTTTACTTTTTCTATGTTTTCAATGCACTTGGTTATGTCTTCGGCGGCCCGCTTCCATGTCAGGTGCTCATCTCCCGGCGATTTGATAAGAACCGTGGTAAGGCAATGGGGATTGCATATCTTGGTATCGGGTCGGGATTTGTTATTGTTCCGTTGATTTCAGTTGCTCTTGAGAAAAATTTTGGCTGGCACTACGCTCTGGCGGGACTGGGAGTGCTGATTATACTAATTGCAGTGCCATTAGCTTATTTTTTGAAGGAACCGTCTGCAAGTCAGGCAGCTCCCGTCGAAAAACAATCTTCAGTTAAAATGAGTACTGTTTTAAAAAATAAGAATTTCTATCTGCTTGCATTTGGGAGCATGTGCTCAATAGCTGCGGTTGGCGGAACAAACCAGCATCTGAAGCTCTATCTTAGGAATCTGGAATTTAACCAGTCCGAAGCTGCAGCAATAATTTCACTGGTGGGATTCTCCAGTCTGGCCGGAAGAGTCTTAATGGGATGGCTTGCAGACCTGTTTCCCCGGAGAAATGTAATGATTCTTATTTATTTGCTTGTTGCATCAGCTATACCATTACTTCTTCTTCCGGAATTTACAGGGAGAATATACATTTTTGCTATAATATTCGGACTGGGGCTGGGTGGTGATTATATGATTATACCTCTTATGGCAGGTGACCTTTTTGGCGTAAAAACATTGGGCAGAGTTATGGGAATTGTTCTGGTTGCCGATGGAATTGCGGAAGCTACAAGCCCATGGATGGTTGGCGCACTGTATAATGAAGTATCAAAAAGTTATACTATTGGATTCACTGCATTGATTTTTATTGCATTGGCTGGAGCAGTAATAGTATCTTTTCTTCCAAAATCAGGACTTACCTCAACCAGTGCAGTCTCAGCATAA
- a CDS encoding dihydrodipicolinate synthase family protein: MNLPLKGIIPPVVTPLLDNNTLDEEGLEKLIEHLLSGGVHGLFILGTTGESSSLSYPVRKELIKKVSELVSKRVPVVAGITDTSFNDSLEIAEHAAKWGLDGVVIAPPFYMPISQVEMREYLENIVPELPLPFLMYDMPGCTKFHMSIETIKKGKDLGAIGIKDSSGDMSYMYSIINEFKGSPEFSIITGTELFLPETILNGGHGAVAGGANMFPKLFVDLYNASLDKNLVKIAELRDILMVMENTIYNIGRYNSRIIKGIKCALSVMEICNDYTAFPLRKFKQEERIKVEQALEELNSILNKKYK, from the coding sequence ATGAATCTACCGCTAAAAGGAATTATTCCGCCTGTTGTTACTCCGCTACTTGACAATAATACTCTTGATGAAGAAGGACTTGAAAAGCTTATAGAGCATCTGTTATCAGGTGGTGTACACGGACTTTTTATTCTAGGAACCACCGGTGAATCATCAAGCCTTAGTTATCCTGTAAGGAAGGAACTTATAAAAAAAGTTAGTGAACTGGTCAGCAAAAGAGTTCCGGTTGTAGCAGGCATAACAGATACCTCATTCAATGATTCGCTTGAAATAGCTGAGCATGCTGCAAAATGGGGACTTGATGGTGTCGTTATAGCTCCTCCTTTTTACATGCCTATTTCGCAGGTAGAGATGAGAGAATATCTTGAAAATATCGTTCCAGAATTACCACTGCCTTTCTTAATGTATGATATGCCAGGCTGTACCAAGTTCCACATGTCAATTGAGACTATTAAGAAGGGTAAAGATTTAGGAGCCATAGGTATCAAGGACAGTTCCGGCGATATGTCGTATATGTATTCAATAATTAATGAATTTAAAGGGTCACCTGAATTTTCCATAATCACAGGAACCGAATTATTTCTTCCTGAAACAATACTTAATGGCGGACACGGTGCTGTTGCAGGAGGGGCTAATATGTTTCCCAAACTGTTTGTAGATCTATATAATGCATCACTTGACAAAAACCTTGTAAAAATAGCAGAGCTTCGTGATATTTTGATGGTAATGGAAAATACCATTTATAATATTGGAAGGTATAATTCGCGCATAATAAAAGGTATAAAATGTGCATTGTCGGTCATGGAAATATGTAATGACTATACTGCTTTTCCTCTTCGCAAGTTCAAGCAGGAAGAGCGTATTAAAGTGGAACAGGCTTTAGAAGAGCTGAATTCTATATTGAATAAAAAATATAAATAA
- a CDS encoding alpha/beta hydrolase — protein sequence MKSGFKKRILIIFLTFILFFCLLMLTPRFYSFLFPDKMPVGYHFVALDYLAVAVGLEDLINKSPEIPAEIEEIKNIEYKNIYGKSLQLDLYRLKGKSKPVPLIVFIHGGGWRGGERSDYLVYLIPFAKSGYVTATVSYRLLDDGPYPACVEDIKDAMQWFYDHGEEYGYDPDRIAVVGGSAGGHLAMLAAYGWNKKSVNNDSLMISESHRIKAVVDIYGPADLTTEYARNHTLVTSFLAKSYDESPEVYLEASPVNYLDKSDPPTLILQGTSDDLVPASQSVLLKERLDTLGVPAELYCLPLWPHTMDIVQRVNDFSRQKMDAFFRKYLDN from the coding sequence ATGAAATCGGGATTCAAAAAGAGGATATTGATTATTTTCCTGACCTTCATTCTTTTTTTCTGCCTTCTGATGCTGACACCACGATTCTATTCTTTTTTATTCCCTGATAAAATGCCCGTCGGATATCACTTTGTGGCTCTCGATTATCTTGCAGTGGCTGTCGGTCTGGAGGATCTGATAAATAAATCACCGGAGATTCCTGCCGAGATTGAGGAAATTAAAAACATAGAGTACAAGAACATATACGGGAAATCTCTTCAACTTGATTTGTATCGTCTTAAGGGAAAAAGCAAACCTGTTCCTTTAATTGTATTCATACACGGAGGAGGGTGGCGGGGAGGTGAAAGATCAGATTACCTGGTTTACCTTATACCCTTTGCTAAAAGCGGATATGTAACAGCAACTGTCTCTTACAGGCTCCTGGATGATGGCCCTTATCCTGCATGTGTGGAAGATATTAAGGATGCAATGCAATGGTTTTATGATCATGGTGAAGAGTATGGCTACGATCCTGACAGGATTGCTGTAGTAGGTGGATCAGCAGGAGGTCACCTTGCTATGCTCGCTGCTTATGGGTGGAACAAGAAATCAGTAAACAATGACAGCTTAATGATTTCTGAAAGCCACAGAATAAAAGCTGTTGTTGATATTTACGGCCCGGCTGACCTGACCACAGAATATGCCAGGAACCATACTCTGGTAACATCTTTTCTCGCTAAATCTTATGATGAATCTCCCGAGGTTTATTTAGAAGCATCACCGGTTAATTACCTCGATAAAAGCGATCCTCCCACTTTAATACTTCAGGGAACTTCGGATGATCTGGTTCCGGCGAGTCAATCGGTTTTATTGAAAGAACGGTTAGACACTCTTGGTGTGCCTGCTGAATTATATTGTCTTCCATTGTGGCCTCATACTATGGATATTGTTCAGCGGGTGAATGATTTCTCACGACAGAAGATGGACGCTTTTTTCAGAAAATACCTGGATAACTGA
- a CDS encoding mechanosensitive ion channel family protein has protein sequence MEEYLKTVSIQIGPWLMAHGVKIAIIMLGAFLLNMITKRIIIRTVRIAVVRDSMMSVEAEKKREDTLIRIFNGGIKIVILVMAIMMFLQEIGIETGPILAGAGIVGLAFGFGGQYLIRDLISGLFIILENQYRIGDVININDTGGLVEDISLRMTTLRDLDGTVHHIPHGEIKIVSNLSKQFARVNINIGIAYNSNLEHVIEVINRTGIELAEDPLFKDSIISPPKFLRVDSFADSSIIVKILGDTKPLKQWEISGEFRKRMKIAFDREGIEIPFPQVVLHQAIESKNKSI, from the coding sequence ATGGAAGAGTATTTAAAAACAGTCAGCATTCAAATTGGACCATGGCTTATGGCACATGGAGTTAAAATTGCCATAATAATGTTGGGGGCATTTCTCTTGAATATGATTACCAAAAGAATTATAATCAGAACTGTTAGGATTGCTGTGGTCCGGGACAGTATGATGTCTGTGGAAGCTGAAAAGAAACGCGAAGATACGCTAATACGTATATTTAATGGAGGGATTAAGATTGTTATTCTGGTAATGGCAATTATGATGTTCCTGCAGGAAATTGGTATTGAAACTGGCCCGATCCTGGCTGGTGCAGGTATTGTTGGTCTGGCATTCGGTTTCGGAGGGCAATATTTAATAAGAGATCTAATATCAGGTCTGTTTATTATTCTTGAAAATCAGTATCGGATAGGTGATGTAATAAATATTAATGATACAGGTGGACTTGTAGAGGATATTAGTCTCAGAATGACAACACTCAGAGATCTAGATGGAACTGTACACCATATTCCGCATGGAGAAATCAAAATTGTTTCAAACCTTTCAAAACAGTTCGCAAGAGTAAATATAAATATAGGAATAGCATACAATTCTAATCTGGAGCATGTTATTGAAGTAATAAACAGGACTGGAATTGAACTGGCTGAAGATCCCCTTTTTAAGGACTCAATAATAAGTCCGCCAAAATTTTTACGGGTTGACAGTTTTGCCGACTCTTCAATCATTGTTAAAATACTTGGTGATACAAAACCTCTTAAACAATGGGAAATCAGTGGAGAGTTTCGTAAAAGAATGAAAATTGCTTTTGACAGGGAGGGTATTGAAATACCTTTCCCACAGGTGGTGCTTCACCAGGCTATCGAATCAAAAAATAAATCAATATGA